The following nucleotide sequence is from Firmicutes bacterium ASF500.
ATATAATCAGGCCATGAACCCAAAAAGGAGGGAAAGGGTCATGGCAAAGAGTAAGCGGTATCCTCTGGGAACTTTCATGAAAGAGTTTTCCAACGAGGCAAAATGCCGGGAGTACCTGGCAAATCTGCGGTGGCCGGGCGGGTTTGTCTGCCCTAAATGCGGCTGTCACCACGCTTGCCTGCTATCCAACGGCCGGTATCAATGTGCTGAGTGCCACCACCAGAACTCAGTGACAGCGGGAACGGTGCTCCATAGGACCCATATGCCGCTGACGCAGTGGTTTTTGGCATTCTACTTTGTCAGCCAGGATAAGCGGGGCATCTCAGCCGTTGCGCTGATGTCGGTGCTGGGAACGACTTATAAAACCGCATGGTATATGCTCATGCGTATCCGTACCGCTATGGGTCAGCGGGACAAAATCCATCAGCTCAATGGGACCATTGAATTTGACGACACCTACTTTGGCGGGCCAACTGTTGGGAAAAAACGGGGCCGGGGTACGGAAAAGGCGAAGGTTTTTGTGGCTGTGTCTTTGGATGAGAGTGGAAATCCTCTCTATACCAAGATGCGGGTCACGCAGAATATCAAGCGGACCTCTGTCAAAAAATTTGCCCAAGCTGCGTTTGTCCAGGGCAGTACGATCCACAGTGACGGTTACGGGAGTTATATCCCGGCTCTGGAGGGCTATGCCCATGAGCACAAACCCTACGCCCCCCATTCGGGCCTGCTCCATTGGCTGCACATCGTAATCAGTAACGCCAAGGCGTTCATCCTGGGTACTTACCATGGCCTGCCTAAAAAGCACCTCCAAGCCTACCTTGACGAATATTGCTTCCGCTTTAGCCGCCGTGACTTTGGCCCCCGCCTCCTGGAGCGCCTGGTCTTAGCTATTGGTGCTTCTGCTTGGCTGAGTTAAAGGGATAACCACAAAATATATTTGTTTTTCTTCATGCTTTTTTCATATTTTGGAGTTATGATAGGCACAGCTCAAGGGAACACCTAACATAAATCCGTTTCGGAAGGAGCGTTTTACTATGGACGAATTCAACTTCTATAACAGCGAAAACGACGGCTACCGGGGCAGTCTCGGCGGCTATACAGACCCGGAGCCCACAGTCCCTGTCACCCCGTTTCAGACCGGCCCGCAGCCTCCCAAACGGAAAAAGGGGGGCGCGGGCAGGGCGATTGCCCTGGTGCTGGCCTGCGCCATCGCCGGAGGGGGCGCGGGGGTGGGCGGGGCCTACCTCTATACCCACAACATGGCCCCCCAAAGTTCCACCGTCATCCATGAGGAGGACCGGCCCCAGGTCCGTACAGTAGTCAACACCAACAGCGGCCAGCCTATGACCCCGGAGCAGCTCTACGCCGCCAACCTGGCCTCCTGCGTGGGTATCACGGTGAACACCACCCAGAATATCTGGGGGCAGACCACCACCTCCGCCGCCTCGGGCTCCGGCTTTGTCCTCAGTCAGGACGGCTACATCGCCACCAACTACCACGTCATTGAGGAGGCGGCCGAGGACAAGAGCGGCTCCGTCACCATCGAGGTCTCCTTCGCCAACGGCGACAAGTACGACGCCAAGCTCATCGGCGGGGAGAAGGACAACGACGTGGCCGTGCTGAAGATCGAGGCCAGCGGCCTCACCCCCGTCACCCTGGGGGACAGCTCCAAGCTGGTGGTGGGCGAGGCGGTCTACGCCATCGGCAACCCCCTGGGCGAGCTGACCTACTCCCTCACCGACGGCATCGTCTCCGCCCTGGACCGGCTCATCACCACCGGGGACAACGGAAGCAGCGCCACCCTCAATGTGCTCCAGACCAACTGCGCCATCAACCCGGGAAACTCCGGCGGGCCGCTGTTTGACAGCTACGGCAACGTCATCGGCATCACCACCGCCAAGTACACCCAATCCTCCTCCGGCGTCAACGCCGAGGGCCTGGGCTTCGCCCTGCCCATCAACGACGTGAAAAATATCCTGTCCGACATCATCGAGCACGGCTATGTCACCGGAAAGCCCTATATGGGGATTACGGTGGACAGCGTCTCCTCCGAGGCTCAGCGCTACGGCGTCTCCGCCGGCGCGGTGGTCGTCTCTGTGGCCGACGGCTCCTGCGCTCAGAAGGCGGGCCTCCAGGCCAACGACATCATCACCGCCATCGACGACACCGCCATCGACTCCTCCCCCGCGCTCACCGCCGCCCTGGCCACCGGCTACAAGGCCGGCGACACCGCCACCCTCACCGTCATCCGCAGTCAGCAGGAAATCAAGCTGACCATCACCTTCGACGAGAAGAACGCCCAGACCGAGGCCAACAACCAGATTCAGCAGAACAACCAGCAGCAACAGCAGCAGCCCAGCCAGGGCAATCAGGACAACGGCTATTACTATCAGTGGCCCTTCGGGAATATGTTCCCGTGGTAAATTCTCTCTTGCAAAGGCAGGCAATGGTATGTTATAATTGTATCGGCGAAAGCCAAACTGATAACGATCCAGTTTAACCCACCGCAAAAAAGCGGCCCCCGGAAGAGGTTGGAGCTCTCCGGAGGGCCGCTTTTGCTGTGACGGGCTTACTGTTCCCCGCTGCGTCTGTCAAGCCACCTACTCACATAGTTGGAGACTACGTTCGCTGCGACAGACACCATAAAAGTAACGATCCAGTCCATACACCCACCTCCTCCTGCTGCCGGTGTCGGTGGGGACAGCGCATAAATTATAGCAAAATACGACAGAAACTACAAGTCGTAGAGAAAAGAGTCCCTTTTGAAATAAGTGTTGTTGGAATATAACTTCGGCGATTTCTACAGAGGAACATTGCTATGACAGATGCCCTGTGTTATAATCAGTTCGATAAATCGGGATTTGAACAGGAGAAGTATATGATACAAAAAGTAAATTTGAAAGAGAATGTAAATGCGATTGATGGTCTGTTCCTCTATAAAAGAGTAGGTACATTGAATAACCATATGTTAAATGTGTTGCAAGCGGAACATAGAACTTTAGATTTTCATATACACAAAAATTCTGATGAACTTTTCTACTGTATTGAGGGAGAATTTGATATTGAGTTTGAGGACGGATTAACACATTTATGTGAGGGAGATTTTATAATAATTCCTAAAGGAACAAAACATCGTCCAATATGTAACGAATTGGTCAAATGCCTGTTGATTGAAGTTGAGGGAACTCTCAATCAAGAAAATACGGGTGGAACATACACAGAGTAGGCAGATATAGTAGCGACAACTTAAAATTGTGGTTTACTATAACTTCCAGTTTATCGGGTAGTCATCCACTAGTGAATGACTACCCACTTTGAATATCTTGACGAATGGTTTAGCAAATCCGCATTCGGCAACACCAATCTGAAAAGGGAGAGAAAAGATATGCAGGGGATAGACAATCCCGAAAAATTAGGTATAATATAAGGTGATAGAATATATAGAAGAGGGATACAACTATGGAAATCAACGGACAAACTGTCAGCGGCTCGGGCCGCTACGACGAGATGGGCCTCTCACCGGAGCTGATGCGGGCCATTGAGAAGAAGGGCTATGTGGAGGCCACCCCCATCCAGACCGGGGCCATACCCCACTTTATGGACTGGAAGGATGTCATCGCCAAGGCCCCCACCGGGACGGGCAAGACCTTCGCCTTCGGCATTCCCATGGTGGAGCACACCGACCCGGCGGCAACCGATGTCACTGGCCTGGTGCTGGCCCCCACCCGGGAGCTGGCCATTCAGATTCAGGACGAGCTCCGGGACCTGTGCGCTTTTAAAGAGGGGGTCCGGGTGGTCTGCCTCTACGGCGGCCAGCCCATCAACACCCAGATCAACCAGCTGAAAAAACGGCCCCAGATCGTGGTGGCAACCCCTGGCCGGCTAATGGACCACATGAAGCGGCGCACCGTCCGGCTGGACAAGGTGGAGACGGTGGTGCTGGACGAGGCCGACCGGATGCTGGACATGGGCTTCGTCCGGGACGTGACCCACATTCTGGACCAGATGCCCAAGCGGAAAAACCTGGGCATGTTCTCGGCCACCATCTCCCGGGAGGTGCTGGACATCTCCTGGGTCTACCAGCGGGAGCCGGTGGAGATCACCGTCCAGGCCGACCAGGAGAACCGGCCCGACATCGCCCAGTACCGCCTGGACGCCGACCGGGGGGAGAAGGCGGACATCATGGCCCGTCTGCTGGAGATGGGGGACTATGAGCGGGTCATCGCCTTCTGCAACACCAAGAACATGACCGACCGGCTGGCCGGACTTTTGGAGATGCGGGGCATCTCCTGCGAGGCCATCCACGGCGACATCACCCAGTCCCTCCGGGAGAAGACCCTGCAAAAATTCCGGGACGGCAAGCTGCGCGTGCTGGCCGCCACCGACGTAGCCGCCCGGGGGCTGGATATTGACGACGTGGACGCGGTATTCAACTACGATGTGCCCGACGAGAACGAGTACTATATCCACCGCATTGGCCGCACCGGCCGGGCCAAGCGCCACGGGGTGGCCTTCTCCCTGGTGGCCTCCATCTCCGAGGGCCTGCGGCTGGACGACATCGTCAAGTCCACCGGCAGTCAAATTCGGACCGTCTATTTTAATGAAAAGGGCGACCTGGTGGCCGCCGCGGAGAACCAATGACCAACAAGCCCTCCCACCTCTGGCTGGATCTGTTCGCCTGCTTCCTGATTCCCGCCTACACCCTGCTCTTCGCCGGGAGCACCGCCTGGTTCGGTACCAACTTTTCGGTTATCGCCGTCCTGGGGCCCGACCACTACCGGGGCTTTGTCTACTGGGGCCTGCTGGCCGGAGGATACTTTTTCGTCATGCTCAGCAAGCTGGCCTTTGTCCTCCCCCGGCGGAGCGCCCGGGCGCTGGTCCGGCTGATTACGGTGTGCGCCGTGCTGGCCCTGGCCTACGCCGTGGCCATCCCCTATCTGCCAAAGTATTTTCCAAAATACGCCACCCTCCACGTACTGCTGGCCGCCGGGGCCTGCGTCCTTCTGATGCTGGCCCTGCTGGTGGTCCTGACGGCCCTGCGCCCCACGGACCCAGAGCGCTGGAGCAGGCCCCTCCGCCTCTGGGGCCTCATTGTCGCGGGGTGCGCCGTGCTGTTTCTCATCCCCATGATGGTGTCCACCGCATTGGAGGTCTTTTTCACCATCTCCGCCGCCCTCCTCACCCGGAAGGTATGGCTGCTGTCGAAAACCGACAAAAATTTATAGCCCCGCCGGGGTTCAAACTGCAAAATGCGCCGAAGGACTGCTCCTCCGGCGCGCTTTCCTGTACAAAAAAATTTCACCCAGGCGCTTCCCAAAACTTTTTCGAAAAGTTTGGAAAACCGTCAATTCCTCCAGAAAACACCCAATACTATGCAGCCTGCATATTGTAATTTATTTTTTGATGGCTATACTCTTATCCATGCCCAGCATATTATTTTTATAATGGAGGTTACAAACATGAAAAGATTGCTTTCCCTTGCCCTTGCAGCCGCTCTGGCCCTCTCTCTGTCTGCCTGCGGCGGCGGCGGCAGCGGCGGCGATGATACATCCGTTTCCGGCAGCAGCGGCGATAATACATCCGTCTCCGGCAGCAGCGGCAGCATCCCGTCCTCGTCCTCCAGCAGTTCCCAGGGCGATGCCAGTGAGCCCCCGGAAGATGATACCCCAAAAATAGTCATGTCTAACGACTTGATAGAGATTAAGGGAATCTGTGTGGATGACTCCTATACAGACAGCGACGGCGCCCCCCTGAAGATGGTCTACCTCTTTTATACGCTGACCGCTAAGGACTCCAACGAGAAAATTGACAGCAAATACACAGAGATGACCATCAACGATACCAATACCTATAAATCCGATCACTTTAGCTACTTTGCCGCCGCCACCGAGTACACCCCTAATTTTATGTACACCAGCTACATTCAGGATGTGTATGTGGGCTCCTCTGCCAATGTGGTAGCCACCTTCAAGGTCCCCGAGGGCGACCTGGCCCCGGGCCGCACTGTGTCACTCTCCGACGACCAGATTCCCGGCATTGAGGAGCTCTCCTTTACCACTGATGAATTCCAGCACTTCTCCAGCCCCGACGATATCGCCATCGCCATGGACCCCGACGGCCACGCCGCTGAGGTGGCCGGTCGGGAGGAGGCGGACGAGGAGACCACTAAAACGGTCAGGAAGCTGATAAACGGCCGCTCCTGGTGGTGTATGACCAATAACATCAAGTACGATGTCGAATTCCGGTCCAAAGACAACTTCAAGGTGAGCACCAGCCTGGGCTTCGGCGGTACTGGCACCTATACCGTCCGGAACAAATACATCTTCTGCAAATATCCCGACATTGACAAGCCCGTGGAAATCCCCTATGAGATCGTAGACGGTGAGATCAAGCTGAGTCTGCTCGCCGCCTTCGACGTACGCGATTGACCTAACGGCAGCAAATTTTAAAAGCGGAACGTCCCAGCGGGAGAACTTTATTCCCTGCTGGGACATTTTTCATATGGGTTCGAGCAATGCTGTAATTTTTAATCAATTCTTCATCTTTTTCCTATAGCATTTTCAATCCCGAGGGCGTATGATGTGAAACAGAAGCGAACCACAAATCTGATTTCGGAAAAGGAGCGGTATAAATGGGAAACAAGAGACTGTATCGGACAGAGGGCCCCTACAAGATGCTCGCCGGCGTGTGCGGCGGCATCGCGGAGTATTTTGACATCGACCCCACTCTGGTTCGGGTAGGCTGGGTCATCGCCTTCTTCTGCGGCACCTTCGGTTTCTGGGCCTATCTGATCTGCGCCCTCATCATGCCCAGGAAGAGCGACATCTACCCCGGCTGCTGACCCGGGGACGGGATTCCTGCAAATTCACCAAAAACGGCTGTTTCTTTTTGTGGAAACAGCCGTTTTTTGGCGCCCTCAGCCCCTTGCCACAGCCTTTTCGTTGTGGTAACCTCCACAAAATAAGTTCTTTACACCGGGCTGTTTTGTGGTATGATATACATATCAGAGCGACACGGGAACTCTTCTGCGAGAAAAATGAAGGGTTTCCGTCAAAAAGCACGTACCTATACATATTTTTTAGGAGGAATGCCGCTATGAACAAGTACATCGAGAGAGTCCTGAACGATACCAAGGCCAAGAACGCCAACGAGCCCGAGTTCCTGCAGACCGTGGAGGAGGTCCTCACCTCTCTGGAGCCCGTCATCAACGCCCACCCCGAGTATGAGAAGGCCGCCCTGCTGGAGCGCATGGTGGAGCCCGAGCGGGTGATCGAGTTCCGCGTCACCTGGGAGGACGACAATCACGAGTGGCACGTCAACCGCGGCTACCGCGTGCAGTACAACGCGGCCCTTGGCCCCTACAAGGGCGGCATCCGTTTTGACCCCTCCGTCAACCTGTCCATCATCAAGTTCCTGGGCTTCGAGCAGACCTTTAAGGACGCCATGACCGGCCTGCCCATCGGCGGCGCCAAGGGCGGCTCCGACTTCGACCCCCGCGGCCGCAGCGACGCTGAGGTCATGCGCTTCTGCCAGGCCTTCATCACCGAGCTGTACCGCCACATCGGCCAGGACATCGACTGCCCCGCCGGCGACCTGGGCTGCGGCGGCCGTGAGATCGGCTATATGTACGGCCAGTACCGCCGCATCGTGGGCGCCGCCGAGATGGGCGCTCTGTCCGGCAAGTCCGTGGTCACCGGCGGCTCCCTGATGCGCCCCGAGGCCACCGGCTACGGCGCTGTGTACTATCTGATGGAGGTCCTCAAGCACGACGGCCAGGACCTGAAGGGCAAGCGGATCGCCATCTCCGGCTACGGCAACGTGGGCTGGGGCATCATGCAGAAGGTCGCTGAGCTGGGCGGCAAGGTCACCTACTTCGCCGGTCCCGACGGCTACATCCACGATCCCGACGGCGTGGACACCGAGGAGAAGCTGAACTACATCCTGGAGATGCGCGCCAAGGACCCCATGCACTGCGCTCCCTACGCCGAGAAGTTCGGCTGCGAGTTCGTCGCCGGCCAGAAGTGCTGGGGCGTCAAGGACGTGGACGTGTACATGCCCGCCGCCACCCAGAACGACGTCAACATGGAGTGGGCTGAGAAGATTGCCGCCTCCGGCGTGAAGTACTACATCGAAGTGGCCAACATGCCCACCACCAACGACGCGCTGGAGTTCCTGAAGAAGCAGGCTCACATGGTCGTCGCCCCCTCCAAGGCCGTCAACGCCGGCGGCGTGTCCGTCTCCGAGCTGGAGATGGCCCAGAACGCCGAGCGCCTGTACTGGTCCGCCGAAGAGGTGGACGAGAAGCTCAAGGGCATCATGAAGAACA
It contains:
- the cshA gene encoding DEAD-box ATP-dependent RNA helicase CshA; the protein is MEINGQTVSGSGRYDEMGLSPELMRAIEKKGYVEATPIQTGAIPHFMDWKDVIAKAPTGTGKTFAFGIPMVEHTDPAATDVTGLVLAPTRELAIQIQDELRDLCAFKEGVRVVCLYGGQPINTQINQLKKRPQIVVATPGRLMDHMKRRTVRLDKVETVVLDEADRMLDMGFVRDVTHILDQMPKRKNLGMFSATISREVLDISWVYQREPVEITVQADQENRPDIAQYRLDADRGEKADIMARLLEMGDYERVIAFCNTKNMTDRLAGLLEMRGISCEAIHGDITQSLREKTLQKFRDGKLRVLAATDVAARGLDIDDVDAVFNYDVPDENEYYIHRIGRTGRAKRHGVAFSLVASISEGLRLDDIVKSTGSQIRTVYFNEKGDLVAAAENQ
- a CDS encoding IS1595 family transposase ISFiba1 encodes the protein MAKSKRYPLGTFMKEFSNEAKCREYLANLRWPGGFVCPKCGCHHACLLSNGRYQCAECHHQNSVTAGTVLHRTHMPLTQWFLAFYFVSQDKRGISAVALMSVLGTTYKTAWYMLMRIRTAMGQRDKIHQLNGTIEFDDTYFGGPTVGKKRGRGTEKAKVFVAVSLDESGNPLYTKMRVTQNIKRTSVKKFAQAAFVQGSTIHSDGYGSYIPALEGYAHEHKPYAPHSGLLHWLHIVISNAKAFILGTYHGLPKKHLQAYLDEYCFRFSRRDFGPRLLERLVLAIGASAWLS
- the gdh gene encoding NAD-specific glutamate dehydrogenase, whose protein sequence is MNKYIERVLNDTKAKNANEPEFLQTVEEVLTSLEPVINAHPEYEKAALLERMVEPERVIEFRVTWEDDNHEWHVNRGYRVQYNAALGPYKGGIRFDPSVNLSIIKFLGFEQTFKDAMTGLPIGGAKGGSDFDPRGRSDAEVMRFCQAFITELYRHIGQDIDCPAGDLGCGGREIGYMYGQYRRIVGAAEMGALSGKSVVTGGSLMRPEATGYGAVYYLMEVLKHDGQDLKGKRIAISGYGNVGWGIMQKVAELGGKVTYFAGPDGYIHDPDGVDTEEKLNYILEMRAKDPMHCAPYAEKFGCEFVAGQKCWGVKDVDVYMPAATQNDVNMEWAEKIAASGVKYYIEVANMPTTNDALEFLKKQAHMVVAPSKAVNAGGVSVSELEMAQNAERLYWSAEEVDEKLKGIMKNIYASSVEVAERYGLGYDLVAGANIVGFQKVADAMMAQGIF